The genomic stretch TGACTATGCTTGGGCTTCTAGATCCAAATCTTACCGTTAACATAGTTGAAAACGGAAAAATAACTGAAAAAATCAAACTTAAGCTGCCTGAAAAAATCAAGGGGATACTGAAATGCAAGAATCCGAGATGCGTATCAACGATTGAGAATATCACTGACATAGAATTTACGCTGATAGATCCCGAGAACAAGATTTATACATGTGAATACTGCGACACCCCGGTAAAGGCGTAGGTGTAGATATGAATATTCTCATTAAAAATGTCAGATTGGTAGATTCGCATATAGATGAATATGGGGCTGTTCTTATAAAAGACGGCAAGATTGAAAGGGTAATGAAATCGCCTAATGAGGCTGAAATAAATGCGGCATCAGAGGCATGCCTAAAATCTATAGATGGAAAGGGACTCTGTCTTATGCCGGCTTTTACCGACATGCACTTTCACATGCGCTATCCGGGACAGGAACATAAAGAAACCATGGAGACCGGGGAGGCGGCTGCAGTTAAAGGGGGATATACGACCCTTTGCACAATGGCCAACACCAATCCGGTTTGCGACTGCCCCGAGGTGTATGAAAGGATAATGAAAAGGCATGGAGAAGTCGGGCTTTGCGACATCATTCAGATTTCAGCTGTTACGAAGGGACTTGAAGGGAAAGAAATGGTTGATCTTGAATCCATGAGAAAGCTTACAAGGCTTTTTTCCGACGACGGAAAGACACTTGCAGATTCTGGAATAGCAAAGAAAATATTAGGCAAATCACAGGATATGGATTTAATTGTGATGGCGCATTGCGAGCCGGAATCCAAGACGGTCCGGAGGCATCTCGGAACAATGAGCGAATCGCCTGGAAGACTGCATATTTGCCACATAAGCAAAAGAAAAACTGTGGACCTTATAAGAGCAGGAAAATCGGTATTTGGAAAGCTCTTAACCTGTGAAGTCACTCCGCATCATCTGTTTGCTCAAGATATCGACTACAAAGTGAACCCTTCCTTTGGAACATCCGATGACAGGGCGGCGCTTTTGGATGCGGTTAGGAGTGGACTTGTAGATGTGATAGGAACGGATCATGCCCCTCACAGCAGGGAAGATAAAATAAATGGAAGCCCGGGCATA from Peptostreptococcaceae bacterium encodes the following:
- a CDS encoding aspartate carbamoyltransferase regulatory subunit, yielding MIKIDSIKKGIVIDHIKPGCGHTIFKDLGLHKVGYTVALIKNIPSIKMGKKDLIKIENEIDLDMTMLGLLDPNLTVNIVENGKITEKIKLKLPEKIKGILKCKNPRCVSTIENITDIEFTLIDPENKIYTCEYCDTPVKA
- a CDS encoding amidohydrolase family protein, encoding MNILIKNVRLVDSHIDEYGAVLIKDGKIERVMKSPNEAEINAASEACLKSIDGKGLCLMPAFTDMHFHMRYPGQEHKETMETGEAAAVKGGYTTLCTMANTNPVCDCPEVYERIMKRHGEVGLCDIIQISAVTKGLEGKEMVDLESMRKLTRLFSDDGKTLADSGIAKKILGKSQDMDLIVMAHCEPESKTVRRHLGTMSESPGRLHICHISKRKTVDLIRAGKSVFGKLLTCEVTPHHLFAQDIDYKVNPSFGTSDDRAALLDAVRSGLVDVIGTDHAPHSREDKINGSPGI